The sequence below is a genomic window from Natrinema salifodinae.
GCAGTCCTGCCCTTAGACTTCGATATCAAGTCTGCACATGCATTTCATCGTGCAGACATTCCTAATTATGGAAATGCTGTATCTGGTGGGGATGTTGCTAAAGTAATTGGTTATCCAAACTTACTAACTGATTTCCATTACCTTCCAATAATGCGAGATGCTTTGATTTCCAGCCCCTATCAAGTAGCTTATCATGATTCACCGTATTTCTTCATTGATTCAAGGTTACATAATGGTATGAGTGGAAGCCCTGTTATTCACATTCCAGATTATTATGAACTAAATGATGTAGAATCGGACCTTAAAATCTCAGATGAGGAAGAAGAATTGATAGATTCTCTCCGAGTCACTGGTCCAGCAAAACGGCAGAGTCCGACATTATTGGGGATCCATTCTGATGAGGAATTTGAAACAGAAAGTCGACTCTCTCTTGATGATATTAGGGACAAGATCACAGATGACAATAGTGAACCAGGTCTAGAAGATTATCTTGAGGAACTTGATAACCGACTAATGAGTGTGGAGCAAGATTCGGGGCTAAACCGAGTTTGGCACGCAAATCTGTTGGACGATATAATACGAAACTGCGATAATGAGGATGTGGGCACTGTCTAGTTAAGCACCTCCGCTGGCGTCTGTCCGTTGAGTGACTGGTGTGGTCGTTGTATGTTATAATAGTGTCCAAATTGTTCAAGCCATTCGCGGACGCTCGCCCGACTGCCCACCCACGAGTTATGGAAGCGGTCAACTCGCATTTTGAAGGTATGAAACCACTTTTCAATCAGGTTTCGATCACCGTAGTCGAGCTGACCGCTCAACCCTAACCGAGAGAGGGCAGTCAGATATCCATAGCCATCGACGAGAAATACGGTATCGGAGAGATCGTGTTTCTTGGTCAATCGATGCAGGAACGCAGCGGCTGGATCGGTACCTCGTCGTCCAAACACTGTGACATCGAGAACGAGCCGAGAGTCTATGTCTATTGCAGCGTACACCCAAGACCAGTCGCCGTTAATCTTGACAGCGGTTTCATCAATGGCGACCCGCGACGGCTTCGCCGTCCTCAGAACGCTTCGCGTTCTGATGGGCCGCACGAGAGCTTCGCTCTCGTGGACGTCAGCGGGTCTTGTACGCTGTCAGCCAGCCGATGTACCCAGTGCCAGATTGCTTGATGAGAGCGTTTGACGCCGATCAAGCGAAGAATTGCTTGTGTCTCTCGAAGCGAACAGCCGGTCGCGTGGAGGCGGACGGCGAACACCCTGACGGGCGTCGCCGTCCGCTCACGCTCCCAAGCTTCATCAAATTCCGTCGCGTAGCACTCGCTGAGCAGGTCTGCGAGCGTCATAGCCAAACTAGCTCTACGACCTGCTCGCTTCTCAAACCGCGCTAACTAGACGGTGCCATCTCTCACATTGCCCTCTTCATCGACCAATCCAAGCGCCCGAAGCTCGCTCTTCGGGAGCACAACACCGCCCGACGTACGACCAACTTGTACCAACTGATGGATCGGCATGGCTACGTTCCTAACTGGTGCTGAATCTGTTTAATCATTAATCTCACCAGTACGAGACTATGATATTCTCGACCGCTATCACTCGCTCGAGAGTCCCATCAAAACATGGGTGCAGACAACCCGCCACCGACCAACGAAAAGCCTATCGATGAGGTCTACCACGACCGAAATCTCCTCGCGATCGCCTTTGCGAGAGCGATCCGACTCACCTGGGACCCGAACACTGCGGGCTGGTACTGGCACGACGAGTGGCCGGTCGTCTGTGTCGATATCCCGACTGGCCAGAAATCGTGGCACGTCACGCCCGACCTCAAGGATGTCCTCGAGCGCTCACCACTCGACGAGAGCGAACCGACCGGCGGCTACGATGGCCACTCGCGGACGCTCAAGAACTGCCGGCTTGCCCGCTATATCACCCGATCCTACTGATGACGGAGCGGATCGAGTTCGGATCGAAAGCGGCGGCCGACAGTTTCCGCGACGAGTACGCGGACCACCTCTGCAGTGACGACGACCGACGGCTCAAGACCGTCGCGATCTCCTCGAGCGCTCCCGACCACGTCCTCGAAACGGCGACGATCGAGGCCGCGGCCGGACGATCCGAACGTGGCGGCCGCGGCGGCCAGGCCGAGATGACCGATCACGAACGCGAGTCGATCGACTTCTCTCGAACCTCGGTGCCCCACGCCAGGAGCGTGAAGGGACTGATGATCGAGCAGGGCGTCGACGACTGGCTCGCGTACTACGACCACACACTCAGCGTCGACGAACACCGCGAAGTGGCAAAGCGAGCGACTCGCGACGAACGCGGTGACCGTCTCGACGCCGACACCAACGTCGACGATCGTCTCGCCGACCTCGAGGGTGCACAGGGCGAGCAGTGCGGCCACGCTCGCGACCACTGCGAGGACGGCGAAGACGAGGCCTGCGAGTTTCTCGTCGAGGCGTGCGGCTTCGATGAAGACGACGTCGAGGCACTCGTCGCCGAAGCCCAGGCAGACGACCCGCCAGGCGAACTGTACGGCGCAAAGAACCTCCTCTGGCGACGCTACCAGATCGCCGTTGCGGAGGCAAAGGAGGCCGCGGCGGCGATCAACGAGATGAACGACCTTCTCGGGGAGTCAGCGACGGCGTTCCGCGAGCTGGGCGATCGCAAACTGACGAAAGACGACATCGACTGGTAACCACATGACCTACTTCTGCCCCGTTGAGGGGTGCGACAAGCACGCAGACGAATGGAGCGATGAGCAACCGCCCTTTGCCTCGAGGGAGGCGGTCAGGAGCCACATCAATGCGAAGAGTGGCGACGACCACCAGCGAGCAAGGGACCAAGGGGCCTGGAAGGCGGCCCCGACCAGCAGCGAAGGCGCAGACGGCGGCGAGGTCGAGAGCAGCGACGAGCAGCAGCCCAAAGCAACCGAGAGCAGCAACGACCAGCAAACCGAGCAGACAGAAAGCGGCGACGAAGGGGGTGACAGCAGCCCCTCGAGCAACGACACGACTACAAGAGCAGCGACAAGCCGGATCTTGATCGCCAGTACCCAAGTTCAAGCAGAACGGTGAGACCGACCGCAGGGGCGCTGTCGAATTACTCAGTAATAGGTTCAACACCTCGCCAGCGGGAAGGGAGGACTCGCTAAAAATTGGATGGGCGACGGTTATTCGATCTCGATCGACCACTCGCCGTCAGATTTGATCTCTACGTAGCCGATCTCTTCGTACTCGAACTGAGACGGGTTGGTGATGCTGCCTTCGTTGAACACGAATTGGCGGGAATCACCCGTCGACGAGAGGATGTTGACGCTAATACTTTCTCCATCGAAGTCGCCGGATGGCTGGTAGGTGCCGTCGAATTCGAACGGACCGCGGACTTCGTTTCCGCTGCCGCTGATGGAGAGCGGCGGACGTTCGCCGCCCGTATCACGCGGCTGCTGGATGGTTACGTCCCAGTCACCATCGGCGACAACGCTGAGTACGTATGACCCGTCGTCGATATTTCGAGCCGTCTGCCCGGTATACGCTCCCGACGAGTCGGCAAACAGCGTGCCGGATCCGTCTTCGGGGACGAGGCGGACTCCAAACTCATCCTCGCCCTCGTGCGTAGCGTCGACGATGGTCAGGCCGCCTTCAATGGGGACATCTTCGATAACGTCGTCTCCGCTTCCGGAGAATTCTTGATCAGCAGGCTCGTCCACGGGTTCGTCTTCTTCCTCGGCTGTCTCGTCTTCATCGCCATTTGAAGCGTCCTCATCGTCAGCTGCCTCGTTCGAGCAGCCAGCGAGTGGGATAGTGAAGCCTCCCAGTGCGACTAATTGCACGACGCGTCTTCGGTTCATCCGAATACGTTCGTACAATTAGTGTCAATTTAAAAATTGAGTGTGGTTACAGGAATTGAAGAAAGTAGTGTATCAGCGATAGCGTACGGGTCGTCTCCGGCCCGAAGAGCGCGATTCACGACCGATAGCGAGACCGGGATCACCATCAGCAGAACGAGCGCCAGGCCGGCGCGGTCACGCACGTGCTGCGGGGCGTTCGAGTAGTCGTATCGATACTTCGAGCGCGGTACTCTCAGTCTGGCCACCACGTCGATTGCACGCCGTCCCTGGTCGATCGAGTCGTTTCGAAGGTCGGCTACGAGGTCGACGCAGTAATTCCGGTGGTATAGTGACCGAGAGATCCATTCAGCGGCCAGCCGACGTTCGGTCGCGACGAGCACACAATTTCGAGAGCGCTCCCTATATACGTTCTATCTCGTGTACGCATTCGACAATCACGCATAGGCTTTTCTATGCTGCCAAAATTCGTTCGGATAGAAATGGCCGGTAGCGATATCCTGAGACGGAAATATTTGAAATTAGCCGCGGTCAGCGGCGGCTCCGCGGCCGTCGCAGGCTGCGGGGGTTTTTTCGAAGATTCGACGGACGGGCCGGAGACGAACGCTGAACCGTCCGCGGGCGAGATCCCCGAACTACGGATGGAGACCGCCGACTTCGCATCCGTGCGCCAGTTCGACAACGAGAACTACGCGCAGCTACACGCCTCTCGGAAGCGACGGGCGATCGAGATCCTTCTGACGGACCCGGCGGTTAACGACCTCGTTAGCGACTGGATCGCGAGCTTCGAGGCGTACGAGGTCATGACAAACCACTTGGAGACGATCAGCCTGCAGGGGCCGACCTCGCTGTCCATCGAGGAACGGGGCTTCCCCGACGGTGACACGGCCGAATTCGAGATCACGGCGGAAAATCGGCAAACCGTCTACGGATTGATCGACCGCCACCGCGACGAAATCGTCGCTCTCGAAATCACCGAGCCCCAAGACGTTGGCTGGACGAAAACGCAAAACGCCTACGAGATGGCGATCGGACAACTGATCCACGAGACCGAGCCGGTCCGAGACGCCTTCGGGGACATGTCCGAGCGAGAGTGGTACCCCTCCTGGAAGGGTTCGGGCGGAGGATTTACCGGTCTCGGCCAGGCGGACCTGCGCCACGGCAACGGAGCGACCACGGTGATGTACGTAAAAGACGACGGGGCGGTTCGGATCATCAACGCGTTCGTCGACGGCTCCGATCCGGAGAATCCGGAGATCATCTCCGTGTCCATCCTCAATAACGCCGTGGAGTATCCGCCCACCGAGATCGCCGAAACGATCGAACCAGCCGCCAATTCGGTGGTGGACTCCCTCCCGGACGTTCCGCCCGAACACCGCCCCTACTACACGGCGAACGATGGCTATCACCGGATCGAACCGCCAGACGAGTCCTTCGATCAGGACGACTGGACCATCGAGTGGGAGCCCGCCAACTATCAGGGCGTGACCCTCTCGGCGTCGTACCGTGACAGCCCGGTCTTCGAAGCGATGAACGCGCCGATCACGCTCACGGGCTACTACTTGCCGCCGCGAGAGGGGCGGAACACGTTCGACTGGTACTTTCCGGACGGGGACACGGTGTTCAACGGCGATCTCTTCTTCTGGGACGTTCACGGACGGGCCACCGGCGGACCGGGACTGATCGGAAAGCTCGACTTCCCGGCCCGCGGCGCCACTCCGAGCGGGTTCCAGCTGAAGAGCCACTTTCACACCGGCGCGGTCGGACGAGGGAGCGTCGATTTTCACACCGGATTCCGTTTCGGTCCCTACAACTACGATATCGCCTACGAGTTCTACGAGGACGGCGTCTTCTCTCCGATCTTCCGGCGGACCGGTCCGGGCTACGTCAACCTGTTCGTCCAGAAGATTCGCGAGAACGCCGACACGTACGGGGAATCCGGCTCCTACGAGGAGCCTGTCGTCCAACACTACACCGCGACCCAGGCGATCGACGTGACGCCTGGTACCGAGGACGGTGTGGCGGTCGAACTCTTCGACGGTGACGAGTGGACGACGCCCGAGGAGGAGTTCTACCTCGAAGCCGAAGCGGGAATGATCGCCCGGTTCAGCAATCCCGACGGGCCGGAGACGGTCGACGTGCCCCTCGACGACGACATGGAACTCGTCGTGGTTCGCCGAGACGAGACGGAGATCGGGCCAGGCGAGTATCCTGCCCACCGACGCGAGGACGAGGAGACGCCGTCGAGCCTCGCTCATCCGGCGCAGTACGTCGATGGCCAGGCCGTGCAGGGAGAGCGGGTCATCGTCTGGCTGCTCATGGTCGGGGCGACGAGTCAGGTGCCCCACCCCACGGGGACGGCAAACTTCGTTACGTCGGCACAGCTGACGCTGTCCGGGTACTGAGAGCGATCGACGATGCCTCCGATCGACGACCGCGAGAACGCTCGTGTGACGGCGAAACCCTCGCGGAGAGCGTTCCTACGCGCGGCGGTTGCGAGCGGCGGAAGCGCCGCGCTCGCGGCCTGCCTCGACGATGAATCGTCGCTGGACGCTCCGTCGGGCGTGGCAGAGCCCGCCTCGCTTCCCGACCGACAGCACGCCTGGAACGACGCGTTGCCGAGGGATGGAGACGGAAACGTTAGACCGCCCGCCCACCACGTCTTCCTCGGCCTGTCGCTGACGAGCGAACCGGACGCCGCGGCTCGGGAGACCGTGGCAACGGCGCTGCGCGAGGTCGAGCAGGCCCTCGAGTGGAGCGGGGACGGGGTCCTCTTTACGATCGGCTATACCCCGGCGTACTTCGACCGATTCGACGCGTCGCTCGACGACGCCGTCGACCTTCCGGAGCCGGATCCGATCGTCGTCCTCGCCGTCGAAAGCAACGCAACGGTTGATACGAACGACGCGCTGGTACACCTTGCGAGCGACGACGCCGCCGTGGTGCTCGCCGTCGAAGCGGCCCTGTTCGGCGAGCGTGGCCGGCTCAACGGCCGATCGCTGTCGGCGACGCTCGACGCGGTCTTCGAGCGATCGACCCGTCGAACCGGCTTCGTCGGTCCGGGCCTTCCGGCCGACCGACAGGACGGTCTCGAGGGAATCCCCGAGGGCGAGCCGGTGCCCGACGCGGCCCCGTTCTTCATGGGCTTCCGGTCGGGCTTCCGAGAGAGCCAGGCGACCGAAGATCGGGTCACGATTCAGGAGGGACCCTTTGCCGGCGGAGCGACGCAACACTTCGAGACCCTCGAACTCGACCTTGACGTCTGGTTCGAAGAGAGCGACCACGAGCAGCGCGTCGCACGGCTGTTCAGTCCCGAGCACGCCGAGCGAGGGGCGGTCGGCGAGTACGGCGAACGCCTCGGGGCCGAAACCGGCGTCGACGCGGTCACCGACGCGATCCACGAACACGCCCGGAAGGACGGCGTCGTGGGGCACGCCCAAAAACTCGCTCGAGCGCGCGAGGACGGCGAGCCGGTGTTGCTCCGGCGGGACGTCAACACGACCGACGGCGACGCCGCCGGGCTCCACTTTCTCTCCCTGCAGCGGGAGATCGGTGAGTTCACCCGCGTGAGGGAGGCGATGGTCGGCGAGGAGTTCGGCCGGTACGGGCTCGGGCCGCGCCAAAGTAACGGGATCCTCCAGTATCTCCGAGTCCGACGGTGGGGAAGCTACCTCGTGCCGCCGCGGGCGCATCGGGCGCTCCCGACGCCCGCCCCCGAGCCGTGAGCGGCAGCGGACGGAATCCTCGCCGAGTCCACCTCGCTACCGAACCGTTTCTGAGGAGCGGACGGCGACCGATTTCGGTCGCGGCGCGACGACGGTCGACGAGCGTCGGAGGGACGCTTTCACTTCCGGGACGACCAGTCGAGGATCCCATCCGTCACCACCGCCATCGACGTGGCCCCTGCAATTTGTTCGGTGGAGACCGTTCGTACGGTATCGTTAGCTCGCAAACAGCCCCCTGAATTTAACTGTACTTTTGTCGCATGCCCGCCATGACATTCGGCCACATGCCGCTGCAGCTGGGGGGCCTGGCGCCGGTCGTTTCGCTCGTAATTGGCGTCGCAGCGATCGTGTTTCTCCTGATCGTCCTCGATCTGCCACCGTTCGTCGCGCTCGTCCTCTCGGGGTTTGCCGTCGGCACCGTCACGCCCGCGATCCCCTTCCCCGAGGTTCCGGGGGAGTACGCCGGCGCGTTCGGCGACGGAATGGCCGGGATCGGGATCCCGATCCTGATGGCGGCGGTCATCGGAAAGGCGATGATCGAGAGCGGCGCCGCGGACCGGATCGTCCGCGGGTTCACCGCGCTCTTCGGACAGGAGCGAACCGAATTCTCGCTGTTCGGCAGCAGCTTCGTGATCGCGATCCCGGTGTTCTTCGACAACGTGTTCTACCTGCTCGCGCCGCTCGCGCGAGCGGCCCGCTCCCGGACGGGCGCCGATTACACGCTGTTCATCGTCGCCGTGGGTGCCGCCGGGGCCGTCACCCACGGGTTCGTCCCGCCGACGCCTGGCCCGCTGCTCGCGGCGAACGAACTCGACGCCAACATCGGCACCACGATCGTTATCGGCGTCCTGACCGCCGCCCCGACCGCGATTATCGCCGGCCTAGGCTACGGCTACTGGATCAATCGGCGACTCAACATTCCCCTTCGCGACGCGATGGGGACCACGGTCGAGGAAGTCCAGGAGAAGGTCGATACCCCGACCAGCGCCCTGCCGGGGTTGTTCGAGTCCCTGCTCCCGATCCTCCTAGCGGTCCTCCTCGTCGCTTCGAACACCTTCGTCGAAACGTTCGTCGGCGAGGACTCGGCGGCGGCGGCCTTCACCGGCTACGTCGGCGATCCGAACTTCGCGCTGACGATCGCCGCGCTGTCGGCGGCATACACGTTCTACCGCGTGAGCGAGTTCGGCGACGAGGAGTTCTCCGACGAACTCACGGACGCGCTCAAAAGCGGCGGGAACATCGCGGCGATCACCGCCGCCGGCGGCGCGTTCGGCGCGATGCTCGCCGAAGCGGGCGTCGGCGAGTACATCGCGGGCGGGCTGGAAAACGTCGGGCTGGGGCTGCTCGTGACGGCGTGGGTGATCGCCGCCGGCGTCCGCGTCGTTCAGGGATCGGCGACCGTCGCGATCGTCACCACGGCCGGGATTATGGCGCCGTTTACGGGCGAATTGACGGTCAACGCGGCCTACCTCGTCATGGTGATCGGGGCGGGCGCAACCTTCTGTTCGTGGTACAACGACAGCGGCTTCTGGATCGTCAAGGAGATCGGCGGACTCACGCAGGCAGAGACGCTCAAAACGTGGACCGTGGCGACGATTCTGATCGGGATCGTCGGCCTACTCAGCACGCTCGTTCTCTCGACGGTCCTCCCGCTCGCCTGAGATCGTCCCGGCTCACCTGCTCGCCGCCGTCGATCGCATCGACACTGGCGATAGCGCACCGCCGACGACCGGTGACCCGACCTGGATTTGCCCACGTTAGAAGTCGCGAAATTCAACCGACCGGTACTATTTAATATCGGTACGTGATGGCCCGCGATATGAGCGAGCTGTTAACGCAGAGCCTCGTCGGCAAGTCGATCGTCGGCACCGACGGCACCGTGTTCGGGACGCTGTACAACATCACGATGGACGTCGAATCCGGTGCGCTCCAGTCCCTCGTCGTCGACCCCGGAAGCCGATTCTCGACGTCGAGCAGCGTCCGGACCGACGACGACGGTCGACTGCGGATCCCCGTCAATCGGGTCACGACGGTCAACGATCAGATTATCGTCCGTTACCGCGAGTAGGCGCCCGTCGCGCCCGCGAGTTTCGGTCGCCTGGCCGGTCGGCGAGAGCGAACCCGCGCCGCGATTTTACTGACGCCGACCGTCGACGCGCTTACTCGCTGGCCGCGTCTCCAGTCGAATCGCCCTCGGACTCTTCGACGAGTTCGAAATCGGTCGAGCCGCAGGAGCAGCCCTCCTGACCGATGATTCGGATCTCGCCGTCCGGCCACTGTCGCGCCGCGTAGACGGATCCACAGGCTGTACACGCTGCGAGCACTCTCGTGACATCGTCTTTATGTGCCATCCCCACCCGAGAAATCACAAAACTCGGGAATGAAACTTTCCACTTGGGAACGGTTCGCGATGCTCTGACATCGCACGAGAGGAAACAAGACTCCCTGAGAAGGGTTCATTCCGGATGAACGATATACCCCCGTGCTTCGAGTTCCTCGAGTACTTCGTCGGGAACCGCCGCTTCGGGCGCGCTCGTGTCGGCGTACGTGAGTTCGTTGTCGCCGACGACTTCGAACGCGTAGTCGGTTCCCTCGTAATCGACCACGACCCGGGCGTCCTCGATCGTGAAATCCATCGGAATCGGTCGGGGCTACGCCCACGCGTCGCATAAAATTGGGCCGGGAATGGGCCGGTATCCCGGCCCGCTGTGAGCCCCCTCTTTTCAGGGGAAAGCCGCCGTCTATTACCCTCTCGTGACGTCGGTTCGGGTATGGAAGAAACGATGTTTCTCGCCGCGTTCACTCGCCTCGTCGGTCGACGACCGTCAGCCGATCGAGGGAGATACCGACCGCACTCGTTCGAACCGAGAATCGGCTCGGCGACCGTCGACTGCGGCTTCCGGACCGCACCGAGCGCCGCCGAACCGGGCGACGGTGACTGCGATCGGGCGGTCCGTGCCGGCGGTGGGGTCGGATGACGGTCATCGAGCCGCTCGGCCACCACGAACTGTTCCTGGTCGTCGCCCAGCTCGCGGTGTTGCTGTTCGTCGCGCGAGCGCTGGGCGAAGCGTTCAGTTCGATCGGGCAACCCGCCGTCGTCGGCGAACTCCTCGCCGGCGTCGTCCTCGGGCCGTCCATTCTCGGCGTCGTCGCGCCGGGGCTCTACGCCGGTCTCTTCGAGGTCTCCCCGGCCCAGTTTCACTTGCTGGAGATCGTGTCGTGGATCGGGCTGATCATGCTCCTCGTCGTCACCGGCCTCGAGACCGATATCGATCTCATCGTCAGTAAGGGACGGACGGCGATCATCCTCTCGCTCGGAGGTATCCTCGTCCCGTTCGCGACCGGCTTCGGGTTGGGCTGGATTCTCCCGGTGGAATTCATCGCCGCGCCCGAACAGCGGCTCGTGTTCAGCCTGTTCATCGCGACGGCGATGAGCATCTCCGCGATTCCGGTGATCGCGAAGGTGCTCATCGAACTCGACGTGATCCGTCGGGACATCGGCCAGCTCATCCTCGCTGCGGGAATGGTCGACGACACGCTCGGCTGGATCCTGCTCGCGACCGTCGCCGGGCTCGCGCGAAGCGGCGTCGTCGACGTGAACGCGGCGGTGACGACGATCCTCTCGGTCGTCGTCTTCCTCGGGGTCGCGTTCACCGTCGGCCGGCGCCTCGTCAGCGAGATCGTGCGGTGGGTAGACAACGTCATCGGCGGCGAGGCGTCGATGATAACCGCGCTGATGGTCCTCGCCCTCAGCGTCGGAGCGATCACGCAGTACATGGGTCTCGAGGCGATCCTCGGCGCGTTCGTCGTCGGCATCCTCGTCGGCCAGGTCAAGCGCTTCGACTACCACCTGCGTCACACGTTCGAAGTGATGACTCTCGGCGTCTTCGCGCCGATCTTCTTCGCCATCGCCGGCCTGCGGATGGACGTCGCGAGCCTGGCGGATCCGACGGTGCTCGCGGTCGGGCTCATCGTGCTGGGAGTCGCGTGCTTCGGGAAGTTCGCCGGCATCGTGGGCGCCGCGCGCCTGGCCGGCCTCTCCCGCTGGGAGGGGATCACGATCGGCGGCGGGATGAACGCCCGCGGCGCGATGGAGATCATCGTCGCGACGATCGGGCTCGGACTGGGGATCTTGACGTCGGACATGTACAGCATCATCGTCATGGTCGCGATCGTCACGTCGCTGATGGCGCCCGCGATCATGCGCTGGTCGATCCCGAAGATCGAGATGACCGACGACGAGCGACGGCGGCTCGAACTGGAGGGCCAGCAGCGACGGAGCTTCGTCGGCGGGCTCACGACGGTCCTGTTGCCGACTCGCTGCAGTACCGATTCGCAGTTTGCCGCCCGGTTGGCCGGATCGCTGAGCCGCGGTCAGGGGATCGAGGTGACGAGCATGTACCTCGAGCGCGGCGACGGTGGCGAACGCGGTGCGCTGGCTCCACTCCGATCGCTGTTCGGGAGGCGGACGAGGGCGGCCCGCGGTGACGGCGGGACGGCGCCGAACGATAGAAACCCTGACGGGAACGGACCCGCCGGTCGAGACGGCCGGGTCGACGCCAACGGCGGCGACGACTCGCGTCGCGAGAGGGCGGATCGCTGCCGGGAGCTGATGGAACGCCGACTCGATCTCCCGCGCTCGCAGACCAGGTCCATCGTTCGGGCGGAACGAACGAGCGCGAAGGACACGGTGATTCGGGAGGCCGGAGAGGGCTACGATATGCTGGTACTCGGCGCGTCAGAGCGTGGGACCCGCGCCGACGCCCCGTTGTTCAGCGCAACCATCGACGAGATCATTCGCGACGCTCCGTGCCCGGTGCTGGTCGCGAGCACGAACCGCGACGAGGCGGGCGCGCGGAGCGGGGACGACCGCTCCGTACGGCGCATCCTCTTACCGACCGTCGGCGCCGAGTACAACCACCACGCCGCTGAGGTGGCCTACACCATCGCGCGCGATCAGGACGCGGTCGTCGATGTCGTCCACGTCGTCGCTCCCCCGCAGGTGGACGACGTGTTCGTCGATCGACCGGGCGTGGAATCGGGGGTGCGTCTCGGCGAGCGAATCGTCGAGGAAGAGGCGGCGCCCGGTCGCCAGCTCGGCGTGGCGGTCGACACGAATGTGATCGTCGGCGAGCGGGAGCCGGAGAAGGAGTTGACGGCGCTCACTCGGACGGAAGCGTACGACCTCGTCCTCCTCGGCAGTAGCCTCCGCCCGCTCACCGGTCGCGCGTTCTTCGGTCACCGCGTCGAATACGTGTTCAAACACGCCGCCTGTCCCGTCGCGGTGCTCGCGTCGATGTGAGCGGACGGTGGCGGATCGGCCGCGCGAATTACCGCCAGCTACCCGACAGCTGGCGCTCGTACGTTACGGCGGTCGTGACCCTGTCGTTCCGTCAGTCACGGCAGAGAGAACATCGTCGGTCGCCAGCTATCGAGTCGGTCGCTTGACTATTCGTTGAGATGAGATCGATATCCTTTGGGTTCGAATCCACGCCGGCAGATCACGCGCTTTCGCCCCACGGTGATCGCGCTGATCTGGTTGTCGTCCTCCATCCGATCGATGACGTCCTCGAGTCGGTCTTGGGACCAGCCAGTCTCCTCGCAGACGGTCGATTGATCGACGCGGCCGCCGCGTTTGACGAGTAGCCTGAGAACCTTGTCCTCGTCTCGCAGCTCCCGTTCGTCGACGCCGTACTCGATCTCTTCGGCGTAGCTTAACGTTTCGTCCTCGCGTTCCTCGTCCGGTTCGTCGGTCGTTGCCCCGGACTCGCCCGAGAGGGACTCGTCGGCCGAATCGCTCCAGAGAGACGAGAGGCGAGTCCAGAGTGTACTGAATACCATGTGTTGTTCACGCTCCGTTGGGACTGTCACAGCTTGAACGCCCACCTACCTTGATTTTATGCTCCATGCGTTACACGACTGCGAACCGTCAGTTATGGCGTGACTATCGTGACGGTGCCGCCATCGAATAGCGACCACCTTGCGGGTCGCAAGTCAGTTATCACTTTCGGCGACCGACAGGCTCGCCGACCAACGAACCGACGTCGGTCCGCGAGCGCCGACCGCAGACGCGAGAACGGCGGTAGACACCGATTTCCCGCGAACCCGGTTCGATCGCACTCCGCTCGGCGCTGCGACCGCAAAGCGAGCGACCGCACCGGCGGTTCCGTCAGCACCGGTCTCTCTCGAGATACGCGTCGGCGAGCGAGTCGAGCGCCTCGTGGTGGTTCGTCGAGTGGGGCGCGGTCAACGGCGAAACGCTGATCCGCCCCTCGACGACGGCTCGCCGGTCGGTTCCCGCCGGATCGGGTAGCGAGTCGGGAGTCATATCGTCCCAGACCCGGTCGTGGAG
It includes:
- a CDS encoding cation:proton antiporter domain-containing protein, yielding MTVIEPLGHHELFLVVAQLAVLLFVARALGEAFSSIGQPAVVGELLAGVVLGPSILGVVAPGLYAGLFEVSPAQFHLLEIVSWIGLIMLLVVTGLETDIDLIVSKGRTAIILSLGGILVPFATGFGLGWILPVEFIAAPEQRLVFSLFIATAMSISAIPVIAKVLIELDVIRRDIGQLILAAGMVDDTLGWILLATVAGLARSGVVDVNAAVTTILSVVVFLGVAFTVGRRLVSEIVRWVDNVIGGEASMITALMVLALSVGAITQYMGLEAILGAFVVGILVGQVKRFDYHLRHTFEVMTLGVFAPIFFAIAGLRMDVASLADPTVLAVGLIVLGVACFGKFAGIVGAARLAGLSRWEGITIGGGMNARGAMEIIVATIGLGLGILTSDMYSIIVMVAIVTSLMAPAIMRWSIPKIEMTDDERRRLELEGQQRRSFVGGLTTVLLPTRCSTDSQFAARLAGSLSRGQGIEVTSMYLERGDGGERGALAPLRSLFGRRTRAARGDGGTAPNDRNPDGNGPAGRDGRVDANGGDDSRRERADRCRELMERRLDLPRSQTRSIVRAERTSAKDTVIREAGEGYDMLVLGASERGTRADAPLFSATIDEIIRDAPCPVLVASTNRDEAGARSGDDRSVRRILLPTVGAEYNHHAAEVAYTIARDQDAVVDVVHVVAPPQVDDVFVDRPGVESGVRLGERIVEEEAAPGRQLGVAVDTNVIVGEREPEKELTALTRTEAYDLVLLGSSLRPLTGRAFFGHRVEYVFKHAACPVAVLASM
- a CDS encoding helix-turn-helix transcriptional regulator; its protein translation is MVFSTLWTRLSSLWSDSADESLSGESGATTDEPDEEREDETLSYAEEIEYGVDERELRDEDKVLRLLVKRGGRVDQSTVCEETGWSQDRLEDVIDRMEDDNQISAITVGRKRVICRRGFEPKGYRSHLNE